A window from Glaciimonas sp. PCH181 encodes these proteins:
- a CDS encoding glutaredoxin family protein: MKLAASVFSITSLAFCLLIAPSAQAELYKSIGPNGQITYSDSPPPSGKIVEKISLITKSDADASGFPYELAQTTKNNPVTLYTSAKCLPCDDGRNLLISRGIPFSEKTISTNEDLARLKAISGENQLPLLRIGRSNENGYEASVWNKALSTAGYPASNQLPPSYRNGQAAAAAPVAATTKGSPATGSPSKNKANTVSGQQLPATGNAPPGFQF, translated from the coding sequence ATGAAACTGGCTGCATCTGTATTTTCAATCACCAGCTTGGCATTCTGCCTGTTAATCGCACCAAGCGCGCAAGCGGAACTCTATAAATCGATCGGCCCAAACGGCCAGATTACTTATAGCGATAGCCCTCCGCCATCAGGAAAAATCGTAGAAAAAATATCACTGATCACCAAAAGTGATGCCGACGCAAGCGGTTTTCCCTACGAATTGGCGCAGACCACCAAGAACAACCCGGTCACGTTATACACATCAGCAAAATGTCTGCCCTGCGACGACGGACGAAACCTTCTTATAAGTCGCGGCATTCCATTTAGCGAAAAAACAATCAGCACCAATGAAGATCTTGCGCGTTTAAAAGCCATCAGCGGCGAAAACCAACTTCCATTACTACGCATAGGGCGTAGTAATGAAAATGGCTATGAAGCAAGCGTATGGAACAAAGCCTTAAGCACAGCCGGCTATCCGGCAAGCAATCAGCTACCTCCTTCGTACCGCAACGGACAGGCCGCGGCGGCAGCACCCGTTGCCGCAACGACAAAAGGCAGCCCCGCCACCGGCAGTCCCTCTAAAAACAAAGCTAATACCGTTAGCGGCCAACAATTACCCGCCACCGGGAACGCGCCGCCTGGCTTTCAATTTTAA
- a CDS encoding branched-chain amino acid ABC transporter substrate-binding protein: MHTKFKLLPSMTTIAVALITASGNNSAQEQSTQLVKIGHVGPLTGPVAHMGKDNENGARMAIEELNAKGIFLAGQKIQFSLQSEDDGSDPKMATSAAQKLVDAKVKAVIGHLQSGTSIPASKIYYDAGIPQISPSATSRKYTQQGFNTTFRVVANDGQLGGMLGRYAAKNLHAKNVAVIDDRTAYGQGLADEFIKSAKAAGLTIVTTQYISDKTTDFNAILTTIKSKKPDLIFFGGIDASAGPMLHQMQLLGMTSPLMGGDAICTNQLPLLAGASLRDDQVICAEAGGVEKSGQKKLDAFKAAYKQRYNNEIKQYAPYTYDAVMTIADAMQKANSADPKKYLPQLAKIHHKGVTGEIAFDANGDIKDGALTVYTFRNGQRTVVMVTK; encoded by the coding sequence ATGCATACGAAGTTCAAATTATTACCATCAATGACCACAATCGCGGTTGCGCTCATTACTGCATCCGGCAACAACTCAGCGCAGGAACAATCGACACAACTCGTAAAAATAGGCCACGTCGGGCCACTGACCGGCCCTGTCGCCCACATGGGTAAGGACAATGAAAACGGCGCAAGGATGGCAATTGAAGAATTGAATGCCAAAGGCATCTTCCTCGCCGGACAAAAAATACAATTTTCGCTGCAATCGGAAGATGATGGCAGCGATCCAAAAATGGCCACATCCGCTGCACAAAAACTTGTCGATGCAAAAGTTAAAGCCGTCATCGGCCACCTGCAATCAGGAACCTCGATCCCGGCCTCCAAAATTTATTACGATGCAGGAATCCCGCAAATTTCGCCCTCCGCTACCAGCCGCAAATATACGCAACAGGGATTCAATACAACATTCAGAGTAGTCGCCAACGATGGACAGCTTGGCGGCATGCTGGGGCGCTATGCGGCAAAAAATCTCCACGCAAAAAATGTTGCGGTGATTGATGATCGCACCGCATATGGACAAGGTCTGGCGGATGAATTTATCAAAAGCGCCAAAGCTGCTGGCCTCACCATAGTGACTACGCAATACATCAGCGACAAAACCACCGACTTCAATGCGATCCTGACCACCATTAAAAGCAAAAAGCCAGATCTGATTTTCTTCGGCGGCATAGATGCAAGCGCCGGTCCGATGCTGCATCAAATGCAGCTACTTGGAATGACATCACCATTGATGGGCGGCGATGCAATTTGTACCAATCAACTACCCCTATTAGCGGGAGCTAGCCTGCGCGACGATCAAGTAATATGCGCCGAAGCCGGTGGTGTAGAAAAATCGGGACAGAAAAAATTAGATGCATTCAAAGCCGCCTACAAGCAACGCTACAACAACGAGATAAAACAATATGCGCCTTACACTTACGATGCTGTGATGACAATCGCGGATGCAATGCAAAAAGCAAATTCAGCCGATCCAAAAAAATATTTACCGCAACTAGCCAAAATCCATCACAAAGGTGTGACAGGAGAAATTGCGTTTGATGCTAATGGCGATATTAAAGATGGTGCGTTGACCGTCTATACTTTTAGAAATGGTCAACGCACAGTGGTGATGGTTACTAAATAG
- a CDS encoding Lrp/AsnC family transcriptional regulator: protein MSKQHNLDKVDRKLLNMLQRDNQIPTRTLADKAHISQPTCLRRIRDLREAGIINADVALVDPFALGYGMLAFLEISLNNQSDEHMQEFELRMNKEVEVMQCYFVSGDYDYFLVAHVIDMEAYYQFVRRVISGSGNVRHFQSRFPMKRAKFVTRVAFDEKAATIQVRAEK from the coding sequence ATGAGCAAACAACACAACCTTGATAAGGTAGATCGCAAGCTACTCAATATGCTGCAGCGCGACAATCAAATTCCCACCCGCACACTCGCCGATAAAGCCCATATTTCCCAGCCAACTTGCCTGCGACGTATCCGCGATTTGCGTGAGGCAGGAATCATAAATGCCGATGTCGCTTTAGTTGATCCATTTGCACTCGGTTACGGGATGCTGGCTTTTCTCGAAATATCACTAAATAATCAATCCGATGAACACATGCAGGAATTCGAATTACGCATGAATAAAGAGGTTGAGGTTATGCAATGCTATTTCGTTTCAGGTGATTATGATTATTTCCTGGTGGCGCACGTGATTGATATGGAGGCGTATTATCAGTTCGTCAGAAGGGTCATTTCAGGGTCTGGCAATGTTCGTCACTTTCAATCTCGATTTCCTATGAAGCGGGCTAAATTTGTCACTCGCGTAGCGTTTGATGAAAAAGCCGCGACGATTCAAGTACGTGCAGAAAAATAA
- a CDS encoding branched-chain amino acid ABC transporter substrate-binding protein: MQIKTKLIPLVGAIALALAGSVFAQEEVVKIGHVGPLTGPNAHIGKDNENGAKMAIDELNAKGTMIGGKKVKFELDGEDDASDPKLATTVAQKLVDAHVNGVIGHMNSGTTIPASKIYFDAGIPQISPSATNPKYTQQGFNTAFRVVANDGQLGGTLGKYAVSTLKAKNIAVIDDRTAYGQGVAEEFTKSAKKNGATIVATQFTTDKATDFNAILTSIKAKKPDLVFFGGMDAVGGPMLRQMNQLGINAKFMGGDGLCTTELAKLAGDGLKDDDVVCAEAGGVPDAGKKTLEDFKVAYKQKFNQDVVIYAPYVYDALMTMVQAMQEAKSTNPKKYLPFLAKISHKGVTGNIAFDPKGDIKDGSLTLYTYKKGVRTLLTVTK; the protein is encoded by the coding sequence ATGCAGATCAAGACCAAATTGATTCCATTAGTCGGCGCTATTGCACTTGCCCTGGCTGGTTCGGTATTCGCACAAGAAGAAGTCGTCAAGATCGGCCACGTTGGTCCACTTACTGGCCCGAACGCGCACATTGGTAAAGACAACGAGAACGGCGCCAAAATGGCGATTGACGAGTTGAATGCCAAAGGCACCATGATTGGCGGAAAAAAAGTAAAATTTGAACTAGATGGCGAAGATGATGCATCCGATCCTAAACTAGCCACCACTGTTGCCCAGAAGCTAGTCGATGCCCACGTTAATGGCGTAATCGGCCACATGAACTCTGGTACAACGATCCCTGCATCCAAGATTTACTTCGATGCTGGCATCCCACAAATTTCACCTTCTGCAACCAACCCGAAATACACCCAACAAGGCTTTAACACCGCATTCCGCGTGGTTGCCAATGATGGCCAATTGGGCGGCACACTCGGTAAATACGCAGTATCAACACTTAAAGCCAAAAATATCGCTGTGATCGATGATCGCACAGCCTATGGCCAAGGTGTTGCTGAAGAGTTCACCAAGAGCGCTAAGAAAAATGGTGCAACCATTGTCGCAACGCAATTCACAACAGACAAAGCAACTGACTTCAACGCCATCCTGACATCGATCAAAGCCAAAAAACCTGATCTGGTTTTCTTCGGCGGTATGGATGCGGTTGGTGGCCCGATGTTGCGTCAAATGAATCAACTCGGCATCAATGCCAAGTTCATGGGCGGTGATGGCCTGTGTACTACAGAGTTGGCTAAATTGGCTGGCGATGGCCTGAAAGACGATGACGTTGTCTGCGCCGAAGCGGGCGGTGTGCCAGATGCAGGTAAAAAAACGCTAGAAGATTTCAAAGTCGCTTACAAACAGAAGTTCAATCAAGACGTCGTCATTTACGCACCGTATGTCTACGATGCATTGATGACGATGGTACAGGCTATGCAAGAAGCCAAATCAACCAATCCAAAAAAATACCTGCCTTTCTTGGCTAAAATTAGCCACAAAGGTGTAACAGGTAATATCGCTTTCGATCCTAAAGGCGACATTAAAGATGGTTCGTTGACTTTGTACACATACAAAAAAGGCGTCCGTACTTTGTTGACAGTGACTAAGTAA
- a CDS encoding DNA polymerase III subunit chi, with the protein MTHIDFHTNIPDKFLYTCRLVRKARAAKNQIVIFTSSANDLAKLDQMLWTFSEHDFLPHVKAEDPAAIQTPIILTDNNTVELPHHQVLINLSGTTPTHFARFERMFEIVSLDETDKKDSRDRYRFYQQRGYPLTHFVANNA; encoded by the coding sequence ATGACGCATATCGATTTTCATACGAATATTCCTGACAAGTTTTTATACACCTGTCGGCTTGTACGCAAAGCCCGCGCAGCAAAAAATCAAATCGTCATATTTACCAGCAGCGCCAATGACCTGGCCAAACTGGATCAAATGCTATGGACGTTCTCCGAGCACGATTTTTTGCCACACGTAAAAGCAGAAGATCCAGCCGCCATACAGACGCCCATCATTCTGACCGACAACAACACCGTCGAATTGCCGCATCACCAGGTGTTAATTAATTTGTCCGGCACCACCCCCACCCATTTCGCCCGCTTCGAACGCATGTTTGAAATCGTCTCGCTCGATGAGACTGACAAGAAAGATAGTCGCGATCGCTACCGTTTTTATCAGCAACGTGGATATCCACTAACCCACTTCGTTGCAAACAATGCCTAG
- a CDS encoding prepilin-type N-terminal cleavage/methylation domain-containing protein encodes MKFAHFKRQVEKGFTLIELMIVVAIIGILAAIALPAYQDYTARARFAEVYAVVGPYKTAVALCQQMRGTVTGCSSGLLGIPARTDVATTHVSSVTVTDGVITATPTPTTNKLSTLILTPLFVPGAVTWNNNGTTKSGCLSPQAASDDEGVKVPALCVADVAPAP; translated from the coding sequence ATGAAATTTGCGCACTTTAAACGGCAGGTAGAAAAGGGCTTTACCCTGATTGAATTGATGATCGTCGTGGCGATTATTGGGATTCTGGCTGCTATCGCATTGCCTGCTTATCAGGATTACACCGCAAGGGCTAGATTTGCAGAAGTCTATGCCGTTGTCGGTCCGTATAAAACTGCCGTAGCTTTATGTCAGCAAATGCGGGGAACTGTGACAGGATGCAGTTCTGGTCTCCTAGGTATTCCGGCGAGAACCGATGTGGCTACTACACATGTCAGCTCTGTGACTGTTACTGATGGAGTAATTACAGCAACGCCAACCCCCACAACTAATAAGCTGTCTACGCTGATACTGACCCCACTATTTGTGCCAGGAGCCGTTACATGGAATAATAATGGTACGACTAAGTCGGGATGCCTAAGTCCTCAAGCAGCCTCTGATGACGAGGGTGTCAAGGTTCCGGCTCTTTGTGTGGCAGACGTCGCACCGGCTCCATAG
- a CDS encoding M3 family metallopeptidase — protein sequence MTSISATLLPQDNPLLDFSGLACFDKIQPQHVTPAIAYLLEQATVVVKQLEAPDAAVTWASFVTPLENATEKLGRAWGIVGHLNAVMDSPELRAAYNENQPKLIEFWTSLSQNLALFEKYKALKSGAEFADLSPARQKIINNAVRDFRLGGAELADADKARFANIQEKYGALTTKFSENVLDATNDYALFITDEAELAGLPDDAKQVARAAAQQDAKEGYKFTLHFPSYFPILQYADNRDLREKIYRANATKASELGSKADWDNTQNIVDILKLRNEEARLLGLKNYAELSLVPKMAQTPQEVIDFLEDLGQRARPFAEKDLTELRSFAKDQLGIASLEAWDSTYASEKLREQRYAFSEQEVKQYFPEPKVVQGLFALVQKLFSVDISIDAAPVWHPDVKFFKIEKEGKLLGQFYLDLYARKGKRGGAWMDDARARRRLENSDAIQTPIAYLTCNFSAPALVDGKVKPALFTHDEVITLFHEFGHGLHHMLTQVDEIGVSGISGVEWDAVELPSQFMENFCWEWDVLQNMTAEATSGQPLPRALFDKMTAAKNFQSGLQTLRQVEFSLVDMHLHDKYDAYGTQTVQELINQVRAQISVLTPPPFNRFQHSFSHIFAGGYAAGYYSYKWAEVLSADAYSAFEEIADGGNVVSAETGSKFQREILAVGGSRPALESFKAFRGREPNIDALLRHSGMAA from the coding sequence ATGACCTCCATTTCCGCAACATTGCTTCCACAAGATAATCCTCTATTGGATTTTTCCGGCCTAGCCTGTTTTGACAAAATTCAGCCGCAACACGTCACGCCCGCGATTGCCTATTTGCTTGAGCAGGCGACCGTCGTCGTGAAGCAGCTGGAAGCGCCGGACGCCGCGGTGACCTGGGCTTCTTTTGTGACGCCGCTCGAAAACGCCACTGAAAAACTCGGACGTGCATGGGGCATTGTGGGGCATCTGAACGCGGTAATGGATAGCCCGGAATTGCGCGCTGCTTACAATGAAAATCAGCCAAAATTGATCGAATTCTGGACCTCGCTGTCCCAAAATCTAGCACTATTCGAAAAATACAAAGCCCTTAAGTCTGGCGCCGAATTTGCCGATTTATCGCCAGCGCGTCAGAAAATTATCAACAACGCCGTGCGCGACTTCCGTCTAGGCGGCGCTGAATTGGCCGACGCAGACAAAGCTCGTTTCGCCAATATTCAAGAAAAATACGGCGCGCTGACCACCAAATTTTCTGAAAACGTGCTGGACGCTACTAACGACTACGCTTTATTCATTACCGACGAAGCCGAACTGGCAGGCTTACCGGATGACGCCAAACAGGTCGCTCGGGCAGCGGCACAGCAAGATGCCAAAGAAGGCTATAAATTTACGCTGCATTTCCCATCCTATTTCCCCATTCTGCAATACGCCGACAATCGCGACCTGCGTGAGAAAATCTATCGCGCCAATGCTACCAAAGCATCTGAACTTGGCAGCAAAGCAGATTGGGATAACACGCAAAATATTGTCGATATCCTGAAACTGCGGAACGAAGAAGCTAGATTGTTAGGCTTGAAGAATTACGCAGAACTGTCGTTAGTACCGAAAATGGCGCAAACCCCACAAGAAGTCATCGACTTTCTGGAAGATCTGGGCCAGCGCGCGCGTCCCTTCGCCGAAAAAGATTTAACCGAATTGCGCAGCTTCGCCAAAGACCAGTTGGGTATTGCATCATTGGAAGCCTGGGATAGCACATACGCATCTGAAAAATTACGCGAGCAACGCTATGCTTTTTCTGAGCAAGAAGTAAAACAATATTTTCCTGAGCCAAAAGTCGTCCAGGGTTTATTTGCGCTGGTGCAGAAGTTATTTTCAGTCGACATCAGCATTGATGCGGCCCCTGTCTGGCATCCTGATGTAAAGTTTTTTAAGATTGAAAAAGAAGGCAAACTATTAGGTCAGTTTTATCTCGATCTGTATGCGCGCAAAGGCAAACGCGGCGGCGCATGGATGGACGATGCACGCGCTCGTCGACGTCTGGAAAATAGCGATGCTATTCAAACGCCGATTGCCTATCTGACCTGTAATTTCTCGGCCCCTGCCCTTGTCGATGGAAAAGTCAAACCTGCGTTATTTACGCACGACGAAGTCATCACACTCTTCCACGAATTTGGCCATGGCCTGCATCACATGTTGACGCAAGTCGATGAAATCGGCGTATCCGGCATTTCTGGCGTCGAATGGGATGCGGTTGAATTACCCTCACAATTCATGGAAAATTTCTGCTGGGAGTGGGATGTGCTGCAAAACATGACCGCCGAAGCGACATCCGGTCAGCCTTTACCGCGTGCACTGTTCGATAAAATGACGGCTGCCAAAAACTTTCAGTCTGGCCTGCAAACTCTGCGTCAAGTAGAGTTTTCGCTCGTAGATATGCATCTGCACGACAAATACGATGCGTATGGCACGCAAACAGTGCAAGAACTGATCAATCAGGTTCGCGCCCAAATCTCCGTCTTGACGCCGCCGCCATTCAATCGCTTTCAGCATTCCTTCTCGCATATTTTTGCGGGCGGTTACGCGGCAGGCTATTACAGCTATAAATGGGCCGAAGTATTGTCTGCCGATGCCTATAGCGCCTTCGAAGAGATCGCCGATGGCGGTAATGTAGTATCGGCCGAGACTGGCAGCAAATTTCAACGCGAAATCCTGGCAGTTGGCGGCTCACGCCCGGCATTGGAATCATTCAAAGCTTTCCGTGGACGCGAGCCTAATATTGATGCATTGCTGCGCCACAGCGGTATGGCAGCCTGA
- a CDS encoding branched-chain amino acid ABC transporter substrate-binding protein: MSFKTHLIPLSAVIALVFSSSAFAQEEVVKLAHVGPITGPIAHIGKDTENGTRMAVEELNAKGIIIGGKKIKFELLTEDDAGDPKQGTAVAQKLVDAKVQGVVGHLQSGTTIPASKIYYDAGIPQISPASTNPKYTQQGFNTAFRVVANDGQLGGALGRYAVATLHAKNIAVIDDRTAYGQGLAQEFTKGAKAAGANIVATQYTNDKATDFSAILTAIKAKKPDVIFFGGLDAGAGPMLRQMKQLGITAKLMGGDAICTTELPKLAGDALSDDQVVCAEAGGIQEAGKPALDAYKAAFKKRYGHEVIIYAPYAYDALMTLVDAMQKANSTDPKKYLPALAKISHKGVTGTISFDTKGDMKNATLTLYTYKAGQRTIIGVTK, encoded by the coding sequence ATGTCATTTAAAACACACTTAATTCCTTTGTCCGCCGTAATTGCACTGGTATTTTCCAGCAGCGCATTTGCGCAGGAAGAGGTCGTCAAGCTGGCGCACGTTGGCCCTATCACAGGTCCTATAGCGCACATCGGCAAGGACACTGAAAACGGCACCAGAATGGCGGTGGAAGAATTAAATGCTAAGGGCATTATCATCGGTGGCAAGAAAATTAAATTTGAGTTGCTGACAGAAGATGATGCGGGCGATCCTAAGCAAGGTACTGCGGTTGCGCAAAAGCTGGTTGATGCGAAAGTACAAGGGGTGGTGGGGCATTTGCAATCGGGTACAACGATCCCTGCATCCAAGATTTATTACGATGCCGGCATTCCGCAAATTTCACCGGCTTCGACCAATCCAAAATACACACAACAAGGTTTTAATACGGCTTTCCGTGTGGTCGCAAATGATGGCCAATTGGGTGGCGCTTTAGGACGTTATGCGGTTGCTACGCTGCATGCTAAAAACATCGCGGTGATCGATGATCGCACCGCCTACGGTCAAGGCCTGGCGCAAGAGTTCACTAAAGGTGCCAAGGCGGCAGGCGCGAATATCGTGGCGACGCAATACACCAATGACAAGGCAACCGACTTCAGCGCGATCCTGACGGCCATCAAAGCCAAGAAGCCTGATGTGATTTTCTTCGGCGGTCTGGACGCTGGCGCTGGCCCGATGCTGCGTCAAATGAAACAGTTGGGGATTACTGCAAAACTGATGGGCGGCGATGCAATTTGTACGACCGAATTGCCGAAGCTAGCTGGCGATGCGCTTTCAGACGATCAGGTCGTTTGTGCTGAGGCTGGCGGGATTCAAGAAGCTGGCAAACCGGCGCTTGACGCATATAAAGCAGCGTTCAAAAAACGTTACGGCCATGAGGTCATTATTTATGCACCGTATGCTTATGATGCTTTGATGACGTTGGTCGATGCGATGCAAAAAGCGAATTCAACCGATCCTAAAAAGTATCTGCCTGCATTGGCAAAGATCAGCCACAAAGGCGTTACCGGCACCATTTCTTTCGATACTAAAGGCGACATGAAAAATGCGACGTTAACTTTGTACACTTACAAAGCAGGACAACGCACCATCATTGGCGTGACAAAATAA
- a CDS encoding D-amino acid dehydrogenase, giving the protein MKVIVLGAGIIGTASAWFLNKEGNDVTVIERQSGAAQETSFANGGQISVSHAEPWANPQAPLKVLKWLGKEDAPLLYRFRPEWLQWKWALNFLRECTPSRTAYNIRQIVAICEYSRQTLQSVRAETGIEYDHLVRGILHFYTNQKEFDDSLPAAKLMRDLGCPRNSISADEVVRIEPSLASIRNKIVGGDYTDNDESGDVYKFTTGLASKAEEAGVKFQYNTTITRLITEGSGANAKITGVEIIGADGRHQVLHADAFVVAMGSFSEQLLKPLGINLMVYPGKGYSATYKIINPDAAPTVSLTDDGYKLVVSRLGDRLRVAGTCELNGYTRELNTTRCEAITRRTRELFPDACDYDNPTYWTGLRPLTPSNVPYIGKTKIANLFLNTGHGTLGWTMGCGSGRAIAEIMAGRQPEVDFAFTGVPSQRPATVIQPRETQAA; this is encoded by the coding sequence ATGAAAGTAATCGTATTGGGAGCCGGCATTATCGGCACTGCATCAGCATGGTTCCTCAACAAGGAAGGCAACGACGTCACAGTGATTGAGCGTCAATCAGGTGCTGCCCAAGAAACCAGTTTTGCAAATGGCGGTCAGATTTCGGTATCCCATGCTGAGCCGTGGGCCAATCCTCAGGCACCATTAAAAGTATTGAAATGGCTAGGCAAAGAAGACGCTCCGTTACTCTATCGCTTTCGCCCGGAATGGCTGCAATGGAAATGGGCCTTGAATTTTCTGCGCGAGTGCACGCCCTCGCGTACCGCTTATAACATTCGCCAAATCGTCGCCATTTGCGAATACAGCCGCCAGACGTTGCAATCCGTGCGCGCTGAAACCGGGATCGAATACGATCATCTGGTACGCGGCATTCTGCACTTTTATACAAACCAAAAAGAATTCGACGACTCGCTGCCTGCGGCTAAACTGATGCGCGACTTAGGTTGCCCGCGCAACTCCATCAGCGCCGACGAAGTGGTTAGAATCGAACCTTCTCTGGCCAGCATCCGCAACAAAATTGTCGGCGGCGATTATACCGACAATGACGAATCCGGCGATGTCTATAAATTCACCACCGGACTAGCCAGCAAAGCAGAAGAAGCAGGCGTGAAGTTTCAATACAACACCACGATTACCCGGCTGATCACTGAAGGCAGCGGCGCCAACGCCAAAATTACCGGCGTCGAAATTATTGGTGCTGATGGTCGCCACCAAGTCTTGCACGCCGATGCTTTTGTCGTTGCCATGGGAAGTTTTTCAGAGCAACTACTGAAGCCGCTCGGCATCAACTTAATGGTTTATCCGGGCAAAGGTTATTCAGCCACCTATAAAATAATTAACCCCGACGCTGCCCCGACGGTTTCATTGACTGACGATGGTTACAAGTTAGTGGTATCGCGCCTTGGCGACCGCCTGCGCGTCGCCGGAACTTGCGAATTGAACGGATATACCCGCGAACTGAACACCACCCGCTGCGAGGCAATTACGCGTCGTACGCGTGAATTATTCCCAGACGCCTGCGATTACGACAATCCGACCTACTGGACCGGTTTACGGCCATTAACGCCGTCGAATGTGCCCTATATTGGCAAGACCAAAATTGCCAACCTATTCCTCAATACCGGCCACGGCACGCTCGGCTGGACCATGGGCTGCGGATCTGGTCGGGCGATTGCCGAAATCATGGCTGGACGCCAGCCGGAGGTCGATTTCGCCTTTACCGGCGTGCCGAGTCAAAGGCCTGCAACGGTGATACAACCACGTGAAACGCAAGCCGCCTAA